One stretch of bacterium DNA includes these proteins:
- a CDS encoding ATP-binding cassette domain-containing protein, which yields MDSVQRHFGGVRAVDGVSLEVEQGSIHGLIGPNGAGKTTLVNIVTGYVPFQSGHGWLESDQLTGLPAHRIAALGIARTFQNIRLFKDLTALENILVGMHTRRRDDTLAQVATLPLFRRDQRGRIHEAHQLMDTVGLAARDVGARAAGTLPYGDQRRLEIARALALRPRLLILDEPAAGMNPSEKQGIRELIERLNADGLTILLIDHDMRLVMGVCRRVCVLNFGRKIADGTPEEVSTDAGVIKAYLGTGGEREVSSAPGASGVDEATEVVEAAAVSKPAMEPKQAILDVHELNVSYGAVNAVRGASLRVASGEVVALIGANGAGKSTILNTLSGLIRTTSGTAIFDGLDLTTAKPSTIVRHGLVQVPEGREILARQTVLENLELATWARPNGGSVRAEIEAVMKRFRILGERRAMRAGTLSGGEQQMLAIARGLLAKPRLLLLDEPSLGLAPQLIDEVFAAIEEIHREGTTILLVEQNALRALAIADRAYVIETGRILLTGSGDDLLHNPAVRRAYLGG from the coding sequence CTGGATAGCGTCCAGCGCCACTTCGGCGGCGTGCGCGCCGTGGACGGAGTGTCGCTGGAGGTGGAGCAAGGATCGATCCACGGCCTCATCGGCCCCAACGGCGCCGGCAAGACGACGCTGGTCAACATCGTCACTGGCTATGTGCCCTTTCAGTCGGGCCACGGGTGGCTCGAGTCGGACCAGCTGACCGGGCTTCCGGCCCATCGCATCGCCGCCCTGGGGATCGCGCGCACGTTCCAGAACATCCGTCTCTTCAAGGACCTGACCGCGCTCGAAAACATCCTCGTGGGCATGCACACACGCCGCCGTGACGACACCCTGGCGCAGGTCGCGACGCTGCCGCTGTTCCGCCGCGACCAGCGCGGCCGCATCCACGAAGCCCACCAGCTCATGGACACGGTCGGTCTCGCCGCCAGGGATGTCGGCGCTCGAGCCGCCGGCACGCTCCCGTACGGCGATCAGCGGCGCCTGGAGATCGCTCGCGCCCTCGCCCTCCGGCCCCGCCTCCTGATCCTCGACGAGCCGGCGGCGGGCATGAACCCGTCAGAGAAGCAGGGGATCCGGGAGCTGATCGAGCGCCTCAACGCGGACGGCCTGACGATTCTGCTCATCGACCACGACATGCGCCTGGTCATGGGCGTGTGCAGACGGGTGTGTGTCCTCAACTTCGGGCGGAAGATCGCGGACGGCACCCCCGAAGAGGTTTCCACCGATGCGGGCGTGATCAAGGCTTACCTGGGCACCGGCGGCGAACGTGAGGTCTCGAGCGCGCCCGGCGCGAGCGGCGTCGACGAGGCGACCGAGGTGGTCGAGGCGGCCGCGGTGAGCAAGCCGGCGATGGAGCCGAAGCAGGCGATCCTTGACGTCCACGAGCTCAACGTCAGCTACGGCGCCGTCAACGCGGTGCGCGGCGCCTCGCTCCGGGTGGCGAGCGGCGAGGTGGTGGCGCTCATCGGCGCCAACGGCGCCGGCAAGTCGACCATCCTCAACACCCTGTCCGGCCTCATCCGCACCACCTCCGGGACAGCGATCTTCGACGGCCTCGACCTGACCACCGCCAAGCCGTCCACCATCGTCCGTCACGGGCTGGTGCAGGTGCCCGAAGGACGCGAGATACTCGCCCGCCAGACGGTGCTCGAGAACCTGGAGCTGGCCACCTGGGCTCGGCCCAACGGCGGTTCCGTGCGCGCGGAGATCGAGGCGGTGATGAAACGCTTCCGGATCCTGGGTGAGCGGAGGGCGATGCGGGCGGGCACCCTGTCAGGGGGCGAGCAGCAGATGCTGGCGATCGCGAGAGGCCTGCTTGCCAAGCCTCGCCTGCTGCTGCTGGACGAGCCGTCGCTGGGGTTGGCGCCGCAGCTGATCGACGAGGTGTTCGCGGCGATCGAAGAGATCCATCGCGAGGGCACGACGATCCTCCTGGTGGAGCAGAACGCATTGCGCGCGCTGGCGATCGCAGACCGGGCATACGTCATCGAGACGGGCCGGATACTGCTGACCGGGAGCGGAGACGACCTGCTGCACAACCCGGCGGTGCGCCGCGCCTATCTGGGCGGATGA
- a CDS encoding cold shock domain-containing protein, whose translation MPTGTIKKLVADRGFGFIAAEDGKEFFFHRSGTEGDFDSLQGGEKVSFEVEASPKGPRAKSVRTL comes from the coding sequence ATGCCTACAGGCACCATCAAGAAACTTGTCGCGGACCGTGGCTTCGGCTTTATCGCAGCCGAGGACGGAAAGGAATTCTTCTTCCACAGGAGTGGCACCGAAGGTGACTTCGACAGCCTCCAGGGTGGCGAGAAGGTCTCCTTCGAGGTTGAGGCGAGCCCCAAGGGCCCGCGCGCGAAGAGCGTCCGAACCCTCTAA
- a CDS encoding branched-chain amino acid ABC transporter permease yields the protein MDFLIQLFTDPLAFWNSHTLLIAQVGINSILASSMFVVLYSGQLSLAAPGFMAIGAYTSVLMELYWHTPLALNIAVGVLLAGGAGVLIGLPVLRLRGVFLAIATIGFIEALRLGVILNLPITGEGLGLKNPHADPLGGINLVLVSVVVTIFLVWRLTKGRLGSAWAAIRQDELAALSQGIHVARYKMIAFILSAVLAGFAGGLEAHLNFFVDPGDSEYGVTRAIQILTFAILGGSGYVLGPVVGALFLTSLPYIFQQAHDYIGVVSGAFLIAVIVFRPQGIVGRGGLALFRPRWWPRRQVRAPSPG from the coding sequence ATGGATTTCCTCATCCAGCTGTTCACCGACCCGCTCGCTTTCTGGAACTCACACACGCTTCTGATCGCCCAGGTCGGGATCAACAGCATCCTCGCCTCGTCGATGTTCGTGGTCCTCTACTCGGGTCAGCTCTCCCTCGCCGCGCCCGGCTTCATGGCCATCGGCGCGTACACCTCGGTGCTGATGGAGCTGTACTGGCACACACCACTCGCGCTGAACATCGCCGTCGGCGTGCTGCTCGCCGGCGGGGCCGGAGTCCTCATCGGCCTGCCGGTCCTGCGCCTGCGCGGCGTGTTCCTCGCCATCGCGACCATCGGGTTCATCGAGGCGCTGCGCCTCGGGGTGATCCTCAACCTGCCGATCACAGGCGAAGGCCTCGGGCTCAAGAACCCGCACGCCGACCCGCTGGGCGGCATCAACCTGGTTCTGGTCTCGGTGGTGGTGACCATCTTCCTGGTCTGGAGGCTCACCAAAGGCCGCCTGGGCAGCGCCTGGGCAGCCATTCGTCAGGATGAGCTGGCGGCGCTCAGCCAGGGCATTCACGTCGCGCGCTACAAGATGATCGCGTTCATCCTCAGCGCGGTCCTGGCGGGTTTCGCGGGCGGCTTGGAAGCGCACCTCAACTTCTTTGTCGACCCTGGAGATTCGGAATATGGAGTCACGCGCGCGATCCAGATCCTGACCTTCGCCATCCTGGGTGGGAGCGGATACGTCCTCGGACCCGTGGTCGGAGCGCTCTTCCTCACGTCACTGCCGTATATCTTCCAGCAGGCCCACGACTACATCGGCGTCGTCAGCGGGGCGTTCCTGATCGCGGTCATCGTGTTCCGGCCGCAGGGCATCGTCGGCCGCGGCGGCCTGGCCCTGTTCAGACCTCGCTGGTGGCCGCGCAGGCAGGTCCGTGCTCCTTCGCCTGGATAG